Part of the Maridesulfovibrio sp. genome, CAGAACCTGCTCCGGCAAGGTCTGTAAAGGCGCGTTAAGGGCTGAGAACATTTAAAAGTTTGTTCCTCCGCTTCGGCGGATCAATTAAATAACCACAGGTTATAAGTGTGGCGGAAGTACATTCAGGTGGATGAATATAAGCTATAAACTAATCATGGTTATAAAATAAACTTGATTGTATTTTTTAATAAAAAACTTTAAAAGGAGAACGAACATGGCGTTAAAACTCGATATGGTGGGCAAATGGTACGGCCCCTTTGAACGTGAGTACGATTTCAGGGAACTCAGCATTTTTGCTCTGGGTTGCGGAGCCGGTGCAGACGGTAAGTCCGATCTGGAATATGTTTACGAAAAAGACATGAAGGTACTGCCCATGTTTGCGGCAATGCCCATTGTTGATAGTGAAGTTACCAAAACCATCGACTACGGCTTTGAGTGGGGCGGATCTCTGCACTGGGGTTTTGACCTGCAGATTCACGAGCCCATGACTGCATTGTCCGGCAAACTGACCACTAAAGTTCTGCTTAAGGCCCTGTATGACCGTGGCGAAGGTCGTGGTTGTCTTGCACAGCACATTGGTGAAACCTTCGACGAGAACGGTACCAAGCTCTTCACTAACGAAAGCTGGGACTGCGCCCTGTATGACGGCGGCTGGGGTGGCGAAAAAGCTCCCAGCGATATCGTTGAAATTCCTGAACGTGAACCTGATTTTGAAGTAACTGAGCAGGTTCCCCTGAACCAGGCACTTATCTATCGTCTTAACGGCGACTTCCATCCTCAGCACATTGACTGGGAATATGCCCAGAAATTTGATCATCCGAAACCGAACCTGCACGCAGTCAGCACCGCCGGTTTTGCATGCCGTCACATCATTAAAACTCTGTTCCCCGGTGAACCTGAGCGTCTGACCCGTTTCAAGACCCGTATCACCAGATCCCTGTATCCGGGTTGCACCATCAAGACCCAGATGTGGAAATGGGATGACAACTCCATCCATTTCCGGGTTATCGACGCTGACAATCCTGAAACTGCGTACCTTAACTACGCTCTGGCTGAGTGGAAGTAATAATTAATATTTGAGGTGTGTTGATAAGAGGGGGGCACCCCTTTGCAGTATTCCTCTCCGATCTGCAGTCCCCCTCAGTCAACAATAATCAAAATAGGAAGGAAATATATGAAAATTATAGTTGGTTGCAAATTGGTTCCTGAAGAGCAGGATATTGCTGTTCAGGCTGATGGAACCCTCGATACTAGCAAGGCTGCTCCGAAGATCAGCCAGTTTGACCTGAACGCAATTGAAACTGCTGTTGGGATCAAGGCTGAAATTGCTGATTCCAGCATCGCTGCCATGAGTCTCGGTGGCAAAGAGCTTGAAAATACCAAGGCTCGTAAGGACATTCTGTCCCGTGGACCGGATGAACTGGTTGCAATTATTGATGAAGGCCTCAAGGGAGCACTTCCCCACCAGACCGCAAGCCTCATGGCTGCAGCTGCAAGGAAAGTCGGATTTGACCTGATCATCTGCGGTGACGGTTCCGGCGACCTTTATGCACAGCAGGTAGGTATGCGTCTTGGAGCAGAACTCGAAGTCCCTACTCTTAACGGTGTAAGCAAGATTGTTTCCGTTGCAAGTGACAAGCTGACCGTTGAACGTGCCTTGGAAAGTGAAGTCGAAGTACTTGAAGTGCCGCTGCCCGCAGTTATTTCCGTTTCTACTGACATCAATGTGCCCACCATTCCCGGCATGAAAGCTATTCTCGGCGCTGGTAAAAAGCCCGTGAACGCTATGGCTCTTGCTGATCTTGAAGATGGCGGAGCTGCTTTGGTGGAAATGGTCGAAATCAAGGCACCCAAAAAGAAAGAGCGTAAGAACGTTATTATCGAAGGTGATGGTGACGATCAGATCGCAGAATTTATCAGCCACTTGCGTACAATAGTTAACTAGGGAGAGGGAAAATGAGTAAGATTTCCAACGTATGGGTATTCAGTGATGCAGAATCCCGTCTGCCCGAAGCCATTGCCGGCGGCGTGCAGCTGGGAGAGAAAGTCTCTGCATTTATTATCGGTTCTCAGGAAGATGTCGCTAAGGCATTCGCGCTCGGCGCAGATGCAGTTTACTACCTCGGTGAAAAAGATTCCGCACGTATTGTGGAATCCTACACTGACACCATGGCAAAAGTAATAGCAGAAGCCGACAAGCCCTCCATGGTCCTCATGCCGGGTACCAGACGCTGTAAAGCACTGGCTTCCCTGCTGGGTGTCAAGCTTGGCGCCGGTGTTGTAACCGAAGCTTCTGAGGTTACTGCCGAGAGCGATAATGTACAGGTTAAACACATGGTCTACGGTGGTCTTGCTATCGGTGATGAAAAGATCGTTTCTCCGGTTTCCATCGTAGTTTTCGGTGGCGGTGTTTATCAGGCTGCTGAAGCAGATGCATCCAAGACCGGTGAAGCTGTAACCGTGGATTTTGTTGAACCTAAAGTTTCCATCAAGTGCATTGACCGTCAGCCCAAGCAGGGCAGCAGTGTCGACCTGAACAAGGCAAAACGCATTGTAGCTATCGGACGCGGTATATCCAAGCAGGAAGACATGAAACTTGCAGAAGAGCTTTGTGCAGCTATTGAAGCTGAACTGGGCTGTTCTCGTCCTATTGCTGAAGGCGAAAAGTGGATGGAGCACGAGCGTTACATCGGTATTTCCGGTGTTATGCCCAAGCCGGAACTCTATCTTGCACTGGGTATTTCCGGTCAGGTCCAGCACATGGTCGGTGCTAACGGCTCTCAGACCATTGTTGCTGTGAACAAGGATAAGAATGCACCTATCTTTGATTATGCCGACTACGGCATCGTTGGCGACCTTTATACTGTAGTTCCTGCACTGGTTGACGCTTTCAAAAGCTAGTTAGTTTGAAAGCGTCAGGAGGGACCTCCTTCTCCGCCATAGTTGGAGGTCTTCCTTGCTGCTGCCGGGAAGAGGATTCAAAAAGTAAGTATCATATCAGGACGGCAATCCTATCAATACATACTAATAACCGACATCTTTGCACTCGACCATTCCCTTAAACTCCATAGCGTCCCGCCGGTTAGTGACGGAAGGACGGAGTCGAAATGCAAATGAATCTTTATCCGGAGTAGCAGATTATAGTCAGGAACATCCTGTTGGTTCTTCATCATCACATAGAATAAGGCTCGTTGTGATGATGAAGAACCTTATAGGGATGATTAAGGGAAAATGAGCTTTTTGATTTCAGGTAGGTATTTAGTTTTTTATTAAGGGCGGGTTGGAATAATGTTTTAATATCTCTTGCTGCTGTTCTCTATTAAAGTAAGAGCGGGAAGTATGGGTCAGCAGTATGCAGGGATGGAAACAGGGGTGTGTTATGGGTGAAATTATCTTTTCTTTATTTATAGGGTTGTGTCTCGTTGCAGTCGGCCTTTTTATGAATTGGACCTTAACGCGTGAACAGCGAGCGCATGAACAACTGAAGACGCGTCAGCAGGGGTAATACTATGAGTATTTACACTATTGGCGTTCTTATCTGCATATTTATCTATATGCTGATCGGTACCTACGCAGGCCGAAAAGTTAAAAATGTCGAGGATTATTACGTGTGCGGACGTAATGCCCCGACTCTTATGATCGCCGGAACCATGTTCGCGTCAATGCTGAGTACGAACGGTTTCATGGGTGATACAGCGTATTGTTTCGGCGGCAACATTACAACC contains:
- a CDS encoding FAD-binding protein, coding for MSKISNVWVFSDAESRLPEAIAGGVQLGEKVSAFIIGSQEDVAKAFALGADAVYYLGEKDSARIVESYTDTMAKVIAEADKPSMVLMPGTRRCKALASLLGVKLGAGVVTEASEVTAESDNVQVKHMVYGGLAIGDEKIVSPVSIVVFGGGVYQAAEADASKTGEAVTVDFVEPKVSIKCIDRQPKQGSSVDLNKAKRIVAIGRGISKQEDMKLAEELCAAIEAELGCSRPIAEGEKWMEHERYIGISGVMPKPELYLALGISGQVQHMVGANGSQTIVAVNKDKNAPIFDYADYGIVGDLYTVVPALVDAFKS
- a CDS encoding MaoC/PaaZ C-terminal domain-containing protein; this encodes MALKLDMVGKWYGPFEREYDFRELSIFALGCGAGADGKSDLEYVYEKDMKVLPMFAAMPIVDSEVTKTIDYGFEWGGSLHWGFDLQIHEPMTALSGKLTTKVLLKALYDRGEGRGCLAQHIGETFDENGTKLFTNESWDCALYDGGWGGEKAPSDIVEIPEREPDFEVTEQVPLNQALIYRLNGDFHPQHIDWEYAQKFDHPKPNLHAVSTAGFACRHIIKTLFPGEPERLTRFKTRITRSLYPGCTIKTQMWKWDDNSIHFRVIDADNPETAYLNYALAEWK
- the fixA gene encoding putative electron transfer flavoprotein FixA; this translates as MKIIVGCKLVPEEQDIAVQADGTLDTSKAAPKISQFDLNAIETAVGIKAEIADSSIAAMSLGGKELENTKARKDILSRGPDELVAIIDEGLKGALPHQTASLMAAAARKVGFDLIICGDGSGDLYAQQVGMRLGAELEVPTLNGVSKIVSVASDKLTVERALESEVEVLEVPLPAVISVSTDINVPTIPGMKAILGAGKKPVNAMALADLEDGGAALVEMVEIKAPKKKERKNVIIEGDGDDQIAEFISHLRTIVN